The following are encoded in a window of Vespa crabro chromosome 2, iyVesCrab1.2, whole genome shotgun sequence genomic DNA:
- the LOC124433097 gene encoding tRNA selenocysteine 1-associated protein 1 codes for MSSGPMVLCQLWMGGLEPYMTESFIMNAFHKMGEQPQTVKVMRNRYTGEPAGYCFVHFPTDEMALDAMHKLNGKAIPGSNPTVRFRLNHASTTGKPAADREFSIWVGDLSTDVDDYSLYRAFAAKYNSIRTAKVILDSSGFSKGYGFVRFANEEEQKNSLVTMNGYRGLGTKSLKICNAVPRPWNKISTPPQSSSEYAPSNMNSEAYNYYDTSSYWNSYSAWQQGYYESEPTSDAYNSYVSDQKPEEDELELIEHSIPLDIDKLNREIIEQDYNLWDALESSKWIPCDTIELCY; via the exons ATGTCGTCAGGACCAATGGTATTGTGTCAACTATGGATGGGTGGC ctTGAGCCATACATGACGGAAAGTTTCATTATGAATGCCTTTCATAAAATGGGAGAACAGCCTCAAACTGTAAAAGTTATGAGAAATCGTTATACTGGTGAACCTGCTGGTTATTGTTTTGTACACTTTCCAACGGATGAAATGGCATTGGATGCTATGCATAAGCTTAATGGCAAAGCAATTCCTGGGTCAAATCCT ACTGTGAGGTTTCGTTTAAATCATGCGAGCACTACTGGTAAACCTGCTGCTGACAGAGAATTTAGTATTTGGGTAGGAGATTTATCCACAGATGTAGATGACTATTCTTTGTATAGAGCATTTGCTgcaaaatataattctattagAACAGCTAAAGTAATATTAGATAGTTCAGGATTTAGTAAAGGTTATGGTTTTGTAAGATTTGCAAACGAAGAAGAGCAGAAAAATAGTTTGGTGACGATGAATGGATATAGAGGATTAGGTACAAAATCTCTAAAAATTTGTAATGCTGTGCCAAGACCTTGGAATAAGAT ATCAACACCACCTCAATCATCATCAGAATATGCACCATCGAACATGAATTCTGaagcatataattattatgatacttCCTCTTATTGGAACAGTTACAGTGCCTGGCAGCAAGGTTATTATGAAAGTGAGCCAACATCAGATGCCTATAATAGTTATGTTTCTGATCAAAAACCAGAAGAAGATGAATTAGAATTAATTG aaCATTCTATTCCTTTGgatattgataaattaaataggGAAATAATTGAACAAGATTACAATTTATGGGATGCTTTAGAAAGTTCCAAATGGATTCCTTGTGATACCATAGAATTGTGTTActag
- the LOC124421619 gene encoding L-galactose dehydrogenase-like isoform X1 — protein MLPPTYVEGFHDLESVKLMEYKKLNNLLVSKLSFGGGPLGCHYGNYDENEAIETIRQAIKEGVNYIDTAPWYGQGKSEKVIGKALKGIPRQAYYIATKVGRYELDFKNMFDFSKEKTRDSFKNSLNNLGLDYVDVIQVHDIEFAPSLDIIITQTLPELSKQVAEGKARYIGITGYPLSVLKECIEQSNINIACVLTYSRFTLLDDTLMQFIPFFKKNNVGIINAALLAMGLLTNNGPPDWHPASKEMKKICSDVAQYCKDNDVEISKLAVWYAMQCEDITTNLIGIQNIQQLRMNFNVLRNGITEKEKAILKIIQEKYLNQIKCKHWENKEIETYWQAMKK, from the exons ATGTTGCCACCAACTTATGTTGAAGGCTTTCATGATTTGGAATCAGTTAAAttaatggaatataaaaagCTGAACAATTTATTAGTTAGTAAATTGTCTTTTGGTGGTGGACCACTTGGTTGTCATTATgg CAATTATGATGAAAATGAAGCAATTGAAACTATACGACAAGCTATAAAAGAAGGTGTCAATTATATTGATACAGCGCCATGGTATGGACAAGGGAAATCAGAAAAAGTAATCGGAAag GCATTAAAAGGAATTCCTCGTCAAGCTTATTACATTGCAACAAAAGTTGGAAGATACGAGttagattttaaaaatatgttcgatttttcaaaagaaaaaacaagagataGTTTTAAAAACAGTTTGAATAATTTAGGATTAGATTATGTTGATGTTATTCAG GTTCATGATATAGAATTTGCTCCATCGCTGGACATAATAATTACACAAACTTTACCTGAACTATCAAAGCAAGTTGCAGAAGGAAAAGCTAGATATATTGGTATTACTGGCTATCCACTTTCTGTTCTAAAAGAATGCATAGAACaaagcaatattaatattgcatGTGTGCTAACTTATTCCAGATTTACTTTACTAGATGATACTTTAATGCAGTTCATACCATTTTTTAAG aaaaataacgttGGTATAATTAATGCGGCCTTACTTGCTATGGGTCTTTTAACAAATAATGGTCCTCCAGATTGGCATCCCGCtagtaaagaaatgaaaaagatttgtAGTGATGTTGCACAATATTGCAAG gaTAATGATGTAGAAATAAGCAAATTAGCTGTATGGTATGCTATGCAATGCGAAGATATAACTACAAACTTAATTGGTATTCAAAATATACAACAATTAAGAATGAATTTTAACGTATTAAGAAATGGCATtacagaaaaggaaaaagcaatattaaaaataattcaagagAA atATCTAAATCAGATCAAATGTAAACATTgggaaaacaaagaaattgaaacATACTGGCAGGCtatgaagaagtaa
- the LOC124421625 gene encoding uncharacterized protein LOC124421625 isoform X2, which produces MHNLRRMKNLKNLDGVLTELIVVYIITYINFWIDAEKAQKEVSQISRIYMSDNSSHFWVAELYEDYSLNRQERDQRYKFMTKEKFNQSNINVSKYVKKIVGTIGLCKNNKLQNSGWIKRLCVHKNYRRKGIGINLVNVALEYGSQQKYRCINVIISVHRKAARELFITKNFEIYSHHKKLHRTSVTLSFIELTYQLRYISNDEFFATDTIYAQTL; this is translated from the exons aTGCACAACCTGAGGAGGATGAAAAATCTGAAAAATCTTGATG GTGTGCTTACGGAGCTGATTGTAGTATacattataacatatataaactTTTGGATTGATGCTGAAAAGGCTCAAAAAGAAGTATCTCAGATTTCACG gATTTACATGTCAGATAATTCTTCTCATTTTTGGGTAGCGGAATTATATGAAGATTATTCATTAAATCGTCAGGAAAGAGATCAGCGATATAAATTCATGACaaaggaaaaatttaatcaatctaatattaatgtatctaaatatgttaaaaaaattgttggTACTATTGGAttgtgtaaaaataataaattacaaaattctGGTTGGATAAAAAGATTATGTGTTCATAAAAACTATAGAAGGAAAGGCATAGGAATAAATCTCGTGAATGTAGCTCTGGAGTATGGCAGtcaacaaaaatatagatgTATTAATGTGATCATTTCAGTACATAGAAAAGCGGCtagagaattatttattacaaaaaattttgaaatctaTTCGCATCATAAAAAACTTCATAGAACATCAGTGACACTATCATTTATTGAATTAACATATCAATTGAGATATATTAGTAATGATGAATTCTTTGCTACAGATACAATTTATGCACAGACACTTTGA
- the LOC124421625 gene encoding uncharacterized protein LOC124421625 isoform X3, whose translation MVTFFFGVLTELIVVYIITYINFWIDAEKAQKEVSQISRIYMSDNSSHFWVAELYEDYSLNRQERDQRYKFMTKEKFNQSNINVSKYVKKIVGTIGLCKNNKLQNSGWIKRLCVHKNYRRKGIGINLVNVALEYGSQQKYRCINVIISVHRKAARELFITKNFEIYSHHKKLHRTSVTLSFIELTYQLRYISNDEFFATDTIYAQTL comes from the exons ATGGTTACCTTCTTTTTTG GTGTGCTTACGGAGCTGATTGTAGTATacattataacatatataaactTTTGGATTGATGCTGAAAAGGCTCAAAAAGAAGTATCTCAGATTTCACG gATTTACATGTCAGATAATTCTTCTCATTTTTGGGTAGCGGAATTATATGAAGATTATTCATTAAATCGTCAGGAAAGAGATCAGCGATATAAATTCATGACaaaggaaaaatttaatcaatctaatattaatgtatctaaatatgttaaaaaaattgttggTACTATTGGAttgtgtaaaaataataaattacaaaattctGGTTGGATAAAAAGATTATGTGTTCATAAAAACTATAGAAGGAAAGGCATAGGAATAAATCTCGTGAATGTAGCTCTGGAGTATGGCAGtcaacaaaaatatagatgTATTAATGTGATCATTTCAGTACATAGAAAAGCGGCtagagaattatttattacaaaaaattttgaaatctaTTCGCATCATAAAAAACTTCATAGAACATCAGTGACACTATCATTTATTGAATTAACATATCAATTGAGATATATTAGTAATGATGAATTCTTTGCTACAGATACAATTTATGCACAGACACTTTGA
- the LOC124421625 gene encoding uncharacterized protein LOC124421625 isoform X1 — MTFPQAHQAELIALADLAGITTTPGVFRSVQERLLKRHLIFWMHNLRRMKNLKNLDGVLTELIVVYIITYINFWIDAEKAQKEVSQISRIYMSDNSSHFWVAELYEDYSLNRQERDQRYKFMTKEKFNQSNINVSKYVKKIVGTIGLCKNNKLQNSGWIKRLCVHKNYRRKGIGINLVNVALEYGSQQKYRCINVIISVHRKAARELFITKNFEIYSHHKKLHRTSVTLSFIELTYQLRYISNDEFFATDTIYAQTL; from the exons ATGACGTTCCCACAGGCACATCAAGCAGAATTAATTGCACTTGCTGATTTAGCAGGAATTACTACGACTCCTGGTGTTTTTCG ATCTGTCCAAGAACGGCTTCTGAAGagacatttaatattttggaTGCACAACCTGAGGAGGATGAAAAATCTGAAAAATCTTGATG GTGTGCTTACGGAGCTGATTGTAGTATacattataacatatataaactTTTGGATTGATGCTGAAAAGGCTCAAAAAGAAGTATCTCAGATTTCACG gATTTACATGTCAGATAATTCTTCTCATTTTTGGGTAGCGGAATTATATGAAGATTATTCATTAAATCGTCAGGAAAGAGATCAGCGATATAAATTCATGACaaaggaaaaatttaatcaatctaatattaatgtatctaaatatgttaaaaaaattgttggTACTATTGGAttgtgtaaaaataataaattacaaaattctGGTTGGATAAAAAGATTATGTGTTCATAAAAACTATAGAAGGAAAGGCATAGGAATAAATCTCGTGAATGTAGCTCTGGAGTATGGCAGtcaacaaaaatatagatgTATTAATGTGATCATTTCAGTACATAGAAAAGCGGCtagagaattatttattacaaaaaattttgaaatctaTTCGCATCATAAAAAACTTCATAGAACATCAGTGACACTATCATTTATTGAATTAACATATCAATTGAGATATATTAGTAATGATGAATTCTTTGCTACAGATACAATTTATGCACAGACACTTTGA
- the LOC124421619 gene encoding L-galactose dehydrogenase-like isoform X2, with protein sequence MSLFILEHFYKTVSLINATFIGSNYDENEAIETIRQAIKEGVNYIDTAPWYGQGKSEKVIGKALKGIPRQAYYIATKVGRYELDFKNMFDFSKEKTRDSFKNSLNNLGLDYVDVIQVHDIEFAPSLDIIITQTLPELSKQVAEGKARYIGITGYPLSVLKECIEQSNINIACVLTYSRFTLLDDTLMQFIPFFKKNNVGIINAALLAMGLLTNNGPPDWHPASKEMKKICSDVAQYCKDNDVEISKLAVWYAMQCEDITTNLIGIQNIQQLRMNFNVLRNGITEKEKAILKIIQEKYLNQIKCKHWENKEIETYWQAMKK encoded by the exons atgtcattatttatCCTTGAGCATTTCTACAAAACAGTAAG cTTAATTAACGCTACATTTATTGGCAGCAATTATGATGAAAATGAAGCAATTGAAACTATACGACAAGCTATAAAAGAAGGTGTCAATTATATTGATACAGCGCCATGGTATGGACAAGGGAAATCAGAAAAAGTAATCGGAAag GCATTAAAAGGAATTCCTCGTCAAGCTTATTACATTGCAACAAAAGTTGGAAGATACGAGttagattttaaaaatatgttcgatttttcaaaagaaaaaacaagagataGTTTTAAAAACAGTTTGAATAATTTAGGATTAGATTATGTTGATGTTATTCAG GTTCATGATATAGAATTTGCTCCATCGCTGGACATAATAATTACACAAACTTTACCTGAACTATCAAAGCAAGTTGCAGAAGGAAAAGCTAGATATATTGGTATTACTGGCTATCCACTTTCTGTTCTAAAAGAATGCATAGAACaaagcaatattaatattgcatGTGTGCTAACTTATTCCAGATTTACTTTACTAGATGATACTTTAATGCAGTTCATACCATTTTTTAAG aaaaataacgttGGTATAATTAATGCGGCCTTACTTGCTATGGGTCTTTTAACAAATAATGGTCCTCCAGATTGGCATCCCGCtagtaaagaaatgaaaaagatttgtAGTGATGTTGCACAATATTGCAAG gaTAATGATGTAGAAATAAGCAAATTAGCTGTATGGTATGCTATGCAATGCGAAGATATAACTACAAACTTAATTGGTATTCAAAATATACAACAATTAAGAATGAATTTTAACGTATTAAGAAATGGCATtacagaaaaggaaaaagcaatattaaaaataattcaagagAA atATCTAAATCAGATCAAATGTAAACATTgggaaaacaaagaaattgaaacATACTGGCAGGCtatgaagaagtaa
- the LOC124421694 gene encoding uncharacterized protein LOC124421694, producing the protein MIIYYIIIFEMLYFGKNVKGEWVEIPEFSDEKKVYRIPFSNRDYEYKFIRNDDNKSFFHKKENSTIYEKQPEINIPLTHNSDVNITQLSVTELNTGTEKYFANVSSDYIVENNCDIKNNSYEMDKLLIESDPIKLEEHISDTKMYDTKEAIVKQQLPLSNKNLNETLKEDKNTFLMYLPTEILKSVHKNLKSQPSSIKGKLQFLKSFEKILSLEIESRLIRFINPNRIKRGSDHYDHDDYEDHGLGFPSLEGALMAISFLTFAVYLVRLVMLLFRNNGTQGTIPTVLVGKKKRSVEEFNEETARILHNVDNFISNI; encoded by the exons atgataatatattatattataatttttgaaatgttatattttggaaaaaatgttaaaggtGAATGGGTCGAAATTCCTGAGTTCTCagatgaaaagaaagtttacag AATTCCTTTTTCTAATCGTGACTatgaatacaaatttatacgaaatgacgataataaaagtttttttcataagaaagaaaacagtaCGATTTATGAAAAACAACCGGAGATAAACATTCCATTAACACACAATTCGGACGTAAATATAACTCAATTATCAGTAACAGAATTAAATACTGGGACAGAGAAATATTTTGCGAACGTATCTTCTGATTATATTGTCGAGAATAATTGtgacataaaaaataatagttatgAAATG GATAAATTATTGATTGAATCCGATCCAATCAAATTAGAGGAACATATATCAGATACAAAAATGTATGATACTAAAGAAGCTATAGTTAAACAACAATTACCATtgtctaataaaaatttaaatgaaactttgaaagaagataaaaacacCTTTCTAATGTATTTACCaactgaaatattaaaaagtgttcataaaaatttaaaatctCAACCATCAAGTATAAAAGGCAAACTCCAATTTCTGAAATCATttgaaaagatattatcgCTTGAAATAg AATCTAGacttataagatttataaatccAAATCGCATAAAAAGAGGAAGTGATCATTATGATCATGATGATTATGAAGATCATGGATTAGGTTTTCCTTCTTTAGAAGGTGCATTAATGGCTATTTCATTTCTTACATTTGCTGTCTATTTGGTTAGATTAGTTATG cttctttttcgaaataatgGAACTCAAGGTACTATTCCCACTGTACTTGTtggtaagaaaaagagatcagTCGAAGA
- the LOC124421827 gene encoding tubulin alpha chain-like, whose product MHVGQAGVQMGNSCWELYCLEHGIQPDGTMPSDKVTGTNDCFNTFFNETSSGKMVPRAVMVDLEPTVVDEVRIGLYKHLYHPEQLITGKEDAANNYARGHYSIGREVIESVMDRVRRLTDQCTGLQGFFVFHSFGGGTGSGFTSLLMQKLSDDYGKKSKLEFAVYPAPQVSTAVVEPYNAILTTHTTISHSDCAFMVDNEAIYDICRRKLGIERPSYANLNRLISQVVSSITASLRFDGALNVDLTEFQTNLVPYPRIHFPLATYAPVVSVDKAFHEGMTVAEITSECFEATNQMVKCDPREGKYMACCLLYRGDVVPKDVNAAIAAMKGKSCIRFVDWCPTGFKVGINYQPPTVVPGGDLAKVQRAVSMLSNTTAIEEAWAKLNHKFDLMYNKRAFVHWYVGEGMEEGEFAEAREDLAALERDYEEVALESPSTPDASLEY is encoded by the exons ATGCACGTTGGGCAAGCAGGAGTGCAAATGGGAAATTCATGTTGGGAATTATATTGTCTCGAACATGGAATTCAACCAGACGGTACTATGCCTTCCGATAAAGTTACCGGGACGAATGATtgttttaatacttttttcaatgaaacaaGTTCTGGTAAAATGGTTCCAAGAGCTGTAATGGTTGACCTTGAACCAACCGTCGTTG acgAAGTCCGCATTGGTCTTTACAAACATTTGTATCATCCAGAACAACTTATCACTGGGAAGGAAGATGCAGCAAATAATTATGCTCGAGGTCATTATTCCATTGGTAGAGAAGTTATCGAATCCGTAATGGATCGAGTTAGAAGGCTGACGGATCAGTGTACAGGATTGCAAggtttttttgtatttcattctttcggAGGAGGTACAGGATCTGGTTTTACCTCTTTACTCATGCAAAAGCTCTCGGACGATTAtgggaaaaaaagtaaattagaATTCGCTGTATACCCTGCGCCTCAA GTTTCTACTGCTGTTGTAGAACCCTATAATGCAATCTTAACAACACATACAACGATTAGCCATTCAGATTGCGCATTTATGGTCGACAACGAAGCtatttatgatatttgtcgacgCAAATTAGGAATAGAAAGACCGTCTTATGCAAATTTAAATAGACTCATTAGCCAAGTTGTATCTTCCATAACGGCATCCTTAAGATTCGATGGAGCATTGAATGTAGATCTGACTGAATTTCAAACAAATTTAGTACCCTATCCGAGAATACATTTTCCTCTTGCTACCTATGCACCCGTAGTATCCGTTGATAAAGCTTTTCACGAAGGAATGACCGTCGCTGAAATTACATCTGAATGTTTCGAAGCTACCAATCAAATGGTAAAATGTGACCCACGTGAAGGAAAATACATGGCATGTTGCCTGTTATATCGCGGCGATGTCGTTCCAAAAGATGTTAATGCTGCGATTGCTGCAATGAAAGGGAAAAGTTGCATACGTTTTGTCGATTGGTGTCCAACTGGTTTTAAAGTTGGTATTAATTATCAACCACCAACTGTAGTACCTGGTGGAGACTTGGCTAAG gtTCAACGTGCAGTGTCCATGTTATCTAATACTACAGCTATTGAAGAAGCTTGGGCtaaattaaatcataaatttGATCTAATGTATAACAAACGAGCTTTCGTTCATTGGTACGTCGGAGAAGGTATGGAAGAAGGAGAATTTGCAGAAGCTCGAGAAGATCTTGCGGCACTCGAACGAGATTACGAAGAAGTTGCTCTTGAATCACCTTCAACTCCCGATGCATCATTAGAATATTGA